From one Lysinibacillus sp. G4S2 genomic stretch:
- a CDS encoding amidohydrolase encodes MSMIQELVGITKDEVIEWRRYLHKYPELSFQEDKTAQFVYETLRTFGDLEISRPTKTSVMARLIGPKPGKVVALRADMDALPINEENEFDFVSTHQGVMHACGHDGHTAMLLGAAKILTKLKNLIEGEIRFLFQHAEELFPGGAQEMVKAGVLEGVDEVIGIHLASTVEIGKIGICDGPATSGSDTFDLKIKGRGGHSSEPHLTVDPIAVGAQVINNLQHIVSRNLNPLEKLVVSITKFHSGSAYNVIPDTAIIGGSVRSLKPDIRQQVPSLIKKVVKGVTEAHNASFEVDYHFGYSSVINNDRVRELVEETIGEVWGKDHLLRLPALMSGEDFSAFSDERPSCFIFVGAGNQTKGIIHPHHHPRFTFDEDALEIGVELFIQSSFKLLGIEGSKKIHEKSIYFH; translated from the coding sequence ATGTCGATGATTCAAGAATTAGTTGGAATTACTAAGGATGAGGTTATTGAATGGCGAAGGTATTTACATAAATATCCTGAGTTATCTTTTCAAGAAGATAAAACAGCACAATTTGTTTATGAAACATTACGGACTTTTGGAGATTTGGAAATTTCACGACCAACTAAAACAAGTGTAATGGCCCGCTTAATTGGTCCAAAACCAGGTAAAGTCGTCGCGCTACGGGCAGATATGGATGCGCTTCCAATTAATGAAGAAAATGAATTTGACTTTGTATCTACGCATCAAGGCGTGATGCATGCTTGTGGACATGACGGGCATACAGCGATGCTACTTGGTGCAGCAAAGATTCTTACAAAGTTAAAGAATCTAATTGAGGGGGAGATACGCTTTTTATTTCAACATGCTGAAGAGTTATTCCCAGGTGGTGCACAAGAAATGGTTAAAGCAGGTGTGTTAGAGGGTGTGGATGAAGTAATCGGAATTCATCTTGCGTCCACAGTTGAGATTGGTAAAATTGGGATTTGCGATGGGCCAGCTACATCAGGTAGCGATACGTTTGATTTAAAAATTAAAGGAAGAGGAGGTCATTCTTCCGAACCTCATTTAACGGTAGATCCAATTGCAGTTGGCGCACAAGTAATCAACAATCTTCAGCATATTGTCTCAAGAAATCTTAATCCACTTGAAAAATTAGTCGTATCTATCACGAAGTTTCATAGCGGAAGTGCTTACAATGTCATTCCTGACACTGCTATTATAGGCGGATCGGTGAGAAGCCTTAAACCCGACATCCGTCAACAAGTTCCAAGTTTAATTAAAAAAGTCGTTAAGGGAGTTACAGAAGCGCATAATGCATCATTTGAGGTAGATTATCATTTTGGCTATAGTTCGGTAATCAATAACGATAGGGTAAGAGAGTTGGTAGAAGAAACGATAGGTGAGGTATGGGGAAAGGATCATTTACTAAGATTACCCGCATTGATGAGCGGTGAAGATTTTTCGGCATTTTCAGATGAACGACCAAGTTGCTTCATCTTTGTTGGTGCTGGAAATCAAACTAAGGGGATTATTCATCCGCACCATCATCCACGCTTTACCTTTGATGAAGATGCATTAGAGATTGGTGTGGAACTGTTTATTCAATCATCTTTTAAATTATTAGGGATAGAGGGTTCAAAAAAGATACATGAAAAATCAATCTATTTCCATTGA
- the mtaB gene encoding tRNA (N(6)-L-threonylcarbamoyladenosine(37)-C(2))-methylthiotransferase MtaB: MSNERPKIVSFHTLGCKVNHYETEAIWQLFKEEGYERTEFDRQADVYVINTCTVTNTGDKKSRQVIRRAIRQNPDAVICVTGCYAQTSPAEIMAIPGVDIVVGTQDRTKLLGYIDQYLTERQPINAVRNIMKNRVYEELDVPAFTDRTRASLKIQEGCNNFCTFCIIPWARGLMRSRDPKEVLSQAQQLVDAGYLEIVLTGIHTGGYGQDLKDYNLAQLLRDLEANVKGLKRLRISSIEASQLTDEVIEVLRESNIVVNHLHIPIQSGSDTVLKRMRRKYTMEFFGERLTKLHEALPDLAVTSDVIVGFPGETEEEFMETYNFIRDHKFSELHVFPFSPRTGTPAARMEDQIDENIKNERVHRLIALNDQLAKEYSSRFEDQVLEVIPEEFVHDESGEAGLLTGYTDNYLKVVFEGPESLIGQLVKVKITQAGYPHSKGQFVRVLETVK, translated from the coding sequence ATGAGTAACGAGCGACCAAAAATCGTGAGTTTCCATACTCTAGGTTGTAAAGTAAATCATTATGAAACAGAAGCGATTTGGCAGTTATTTAAAGAAGAAGGCTATGAACGTACGGAGTTTGATCGTCAAGCAGACGTTTATGTCATTAATACATGTACAGTAACAAATACAGGGGATAAAAAATCACGTCAAGTTATCCGTCGAGCTATTCGTCAAAACCCAGACGCTGTTATTTGTGTTACAGGATGTTACGCTCAAACCTCTCCAGCAGAAATTATGGCGATTCCTGGTGTTGACATTGTTGTAGGAACACAGGATCGTACAAAATTACTTGGCTACATAGACCAATATCTTACTGAACGCCAACCAATTAATGCTGTACGCAATATTATGAAAAATCGTGTGTATGAGGAATTAGACGTGCCTGCATTTACAGACCGTACACGCGCATCTTTAAAAATACAAGAAGGCTGTAATAACTTCTGTACGTTTTGTATTATTCCATGGGCACGTGGGTTAATGCGCTCTCGAGATCCTAAGGAAGTTTTGAGCCAAGCACAACAACTAGTGGATGCGGGGTATCTTGAAATTGTTCTAACTGGTATTCACACAGGTGGCTATGGACAAGACTTAAAAGATTACAATTTAGCCCAGCTACTACGTGATTTAGAGGCAAATGTGAAAGGTTTAAAACGCCTTCGTATTTCTTCGATTGAGGCAAGTCAATTAACAGATGAAGTGATTGAAGTTTTACGTGAATCAAATATCGTTGTTAACCACTTACACATTCCAATCCAATCTGGCTCTGATACAGTTTTAAAACGTATGCGACGTAAGTATACAATGGAGTTCTTCGGTGAACGTTTAACTAAACTACATGAAGCTTTACCAGACTTGGCTGTCACTTCTGATGTAATCGTAGGTTTCCCAGGTGAAACTGAGGAAGAGTTCATGGAAACATATAACTTTATTCGTGACCATAAGTTTTCTGAATTACACGTATTCCCGTTCTCTCCACGTACAGGTACACCAGCTGCGCGCATGGAGGACCAAATTGACGAAAATATTAAAAACGAACGTGTTCACCGATTAATCGCTTTAAATGATCAATTAGCGAAGGAATATTCTTCTCGCTTTGAAGATCAAGTGCTAGAGGTAATACCTGAAGAATTCGTGCATGATGAAAGCGGTGAGGCAGGGCTTTTAACAGGTTATACTGATAATTACTTAAAAGTAGTATTTGAAGGTCCTGAAAGCCTAATCGGTCAGCTTGTGAAGGTGAAAATTACCCAAGCTGGATATCCTCATTCTAAAGGGCAATTTGTGCGTGTATTAGAAACTGTAAAATAA
- a CDS encoding BC_2427 family protein — protein sequence MKTPWINYREMKEISSKQKVFVYCNDLLTIEKEDETSLAVHLNPDRELLIPSEVDAEDEMNDLLDIEEVDETNSVEEQELVAHLDSDCGLLIPSEIDVEDEKNNLLDIKAADETNPVEKQDSTAHLDPNPVEEQESTAHLDPNPVEEQDSTAHLDPNPVEKQDSTAHLDPNPVEEQDSTAHLDPNPVKEQESTAHLDPNPVEEQDSTAHLNPNPVEEQDLAAHLGSNCELPIPSEIVVEDEVNDPLDIDEVKGTNLVEEQDFASQLDSNREFLSPSESNGEDKIMSPIDTEELEKNNPAGHDSASTGSVQGKVCSITKKILISTHVEIDDFLHAPICGEIAKNTFDFLDLDNHLSPQFETKLFSTTMDYPEQPDCRLVHSKINEIIFLMKTDTYDKHNQKSYPSKSVGMPLHNTQSLKQGETNNHSYSSDDFMHIRVPVVVGEYKIEICLEENIVFEKGIVGVKDISNEVVLTNCRFVPNQFSQSLGNGTCSALKGNLYIEGYIHQGIEYTASHTQNAPAQNESFIHVNQMCQNIVLELIIQMLQVQNIRVPRI from the coding sequence ATGAAAACTCCATGGATTAATTATAGAGAGATGAAAGAAATAAGTTCCAAGCAAAAAGTTTTCGTCTATTGTAATGACCTCCTTACTATAGAAAAAGAAGATGAAACTAGCCTTGCAGTGCATCTAAATCCCGATCGTGAGTTACTCATTCCTTCTGAAGTTGATGCTGAGGATGAAATGAATGATCTCCTTGATATAGAAGAGGTGGATGAAACCAATTCTGTAGAGGAACAGGAACTTGTAGCGCATCTAGACTCCGATTGTGGGCTACTTATCCCTTCTGAAATTGATGTTGAGGATGAAAAGAATAATCTGCTTGATATAAAAGCAGCGGATGAAACTAACCCTGTAGAAAAACAGGATTCTACAGCTCATCTAGATCCCAATCCTGTAGAAGAACAGGAGTCTACAGCTCATCTAGATCCCAATCCTGTAGAAGAACAGGATTCTACAGCTCATTTAGATCCCAATCCTGTAGAAAAACAGGATTCTACAGCTCATCTAGATCCCAATCCTGTAGAAGAACAGGATTCTACAGCTCATCTAGATCCCAACCCTGTAAAAGAACAGGAGTCTACAGCTCATCTAGATCCCAATCCTGTAGAAGAACAAGATTCTACAGCTCATCTAAATCCCAATCCTGTAGAGGAACAGGACCTTGCAGCGCATCTAGGTTCCAATTGTGAGCTACCTATCCCTTCTGAAATTGTTGTTGAAGATGAAGTGAATGATCCGCTTGATATAGATGAGGTAAAAGGAACAAATCTTGTGGAAGAACAAGATTTTGCATCTCAACTAGACTCTAATCGTGAATTTTTAAGTCCTTCTGAATCCAACGGGGAGGATAAAATTATGAGTCCTATTGATACAGAAGAGTTGGAGAAAAACAATCCTGCGGGTCATGATAGTGCATCTACTGGGTCAGTGCAAGGAAAAGTATGTTCTATAACAAAAAAAATTCTAATTTCTACTCACGTGGAAATTGATGATTTTCTTCATGCTCCTATCTGTGGTGAGATTGCTAAAAATACATTTGATTTTCTTGATCTAGACAATCATCTTTCTCCTCAATTTGAAACCAAACTATTTAGTACTACAATGGATTATCCTGAACAGCCTGATTGTCGGTTGGTTCACTCAAAAATTAATGAAATTATATTTTTAATGAAAACTGATACTTATGATAAACATAATCAGAAGAGTTATCCATCTAAATCAGTTGGAATGCCCTTACATAACACACAATCACTTAAACAAGGAGAAACAAATAATCACTCTTACAGTTCAGATGACTTTATGCACATTAGAGTTCCAGTTGTAGTAGGGGAATATAAAATAGAAATATGCCTTGAAGAGAATATAGTATTCGAAAAAGGAATTGTGGGAGTTAAAGATATCTCGAATGAGGTAGTATTAACCAATTGTAGATTCGTTCCTAATCAGTTTTCACAATCATTAGGTAATGGGACATGTTCAGCATTGAAGGGAAATTTATATATTGAAGGTTATATTCATCAGGGGATTGAATATACTGCATCTCACACTCAGAATGCACCTGCACAGAATGAGTCATTTATTCATGTAAATCAAATGTGTCAAAACATAGTATTAGAATTAATCATTCAAATGCTACAAGTACAGAATATTCGAGTGCCAAGGATCTAG
- a CDS encoding CsxC family protein yields MSEQLESKLDSPVNHCEPCPVASTEQLPLTNATTPVVATPLTTPTIKVPVVLAEPTLQIVVESDITLTPAATEIKRVKKNVFLNQVKLVPVSFLRIDGTDFFRVTRAKLFVAGHIRKNIEYASSACNGALRDRIADVQFSGFTDLAFPQTPGGTTPILGISEFAEANFLNEKTQMDARLDKAFFQNLVKYNEQPFGELVAANFFELDFSPIMAAPESTFSTLREKIVLELTVKVLQVQQIRLGAGTNVITPNLLGLTPPVSP; encoded by the coding sequence GTGAGTGAACAATTGGAAAGTAAATTAGATAGTCCTGTTAATCATTGCGAGCCTTGCCCAGTAGCATCAACTGAACAATTACCATTAACTAATGCTACTACTCCAGTAGTCGCTACACCGCTTACAACTCCAACTATTAAAGTTCCAGTTGTACTAGCGGAACCAACACTTCAAATAGTTGTGGAGTCAGATATTACCCTTACCCCTGCAGCAACTGAAATCAAAAGAGTGAAAAAAAATGTATTCCTAAATCAAGTTAAACTAGTACCTGTTAGCTTTTTACGTATTGATGGCACTGACTTTTTCAGGGTAACAAGAGCTAAATTATTTGTAGCGGGACATATTCGCAAAAATATAGAATATGCTTCATCAGCATGTAATGGGGCACTTCGAGATAGAATTGCTGATGTTCAGTTTTCAGGTTTTACAGACCTTGCTTTCCCACAAACACCAGGAGGTACTACTCCAATCTTAGGAATTTCTGAGTTTGCCGAAGCGAACTTCCTTAATGAAAAAACGCAAATGGATGCTCGATTGGATAAGGCTTTCTTCCAAAATCTCGTTAAATACAATGAACAACCATTTGGCGAATTAGTAGCTGCAAACTTCTTTGAACTTGATTTTTCACCAATTATGGCAGCACCAGAAAGTACTTTCAGCACATTACGTGAAAAAATCGTACTAGAGCTTACTGTAAAAGTACTGCAAGTTCAACAAATCCGCCTTGGAGCAGGCACTAATGTAATAACTCCTAATCTTTTAGGGCTTACTCCTCCTGTGAGTCCTTAA
- the deoC gene encoding deoxyribose-phosphate aldolase produces the protein MEQNFARMIDHTLLKAEATKEQIEKLCAEAKQFSFASVCVNPTWVKYSSELLQGSDVLVCTVIGFPLGANTPTVKAFEAKDAIANGAKEVDMVINIGALKDKNYDLVQADIAAVVEAAKDSALVKVIIETCLLTDEEKVKACELAVAAGTDYVKTSTGFSTGGATAEDIALMRKTVGPDLGVKASGGVRSLEDMKKMIEAGATRIGASSGVAIMNGLIADSNY, from the coding sequence ATGGAACAAAATTTCGCGCGTATGATTGATCATACTTTATTAAAGGCTGAAGCAACAAAAGAGCAAATTGAAAAACTTTGTGCAGAGGCAAAACAATTTAGCTTTGCTTCTGTTTGTGTAAATCCGACTTGGGTAAAATATAGCAGCGAGCTTTTACAAGGCTCAGATGTTTTAGTTTGTACTGTAATTGGCTTCCCTCTTGGTGCTAATACTCCAACAGTTAAGGCATTTGAGGCAAAAGATGCAATTGCTAACGGTGCTAAAGAGGTAGATATGGTTATTAATATCGGCGCATTAAAAGATAAAAACTATGACCTTGTACAAGCGGATATTGCTGCAGTTGTTGAAGCGGCAAAAGATAGCGCGCTTGTAAAAGTTATTATTGAAACATGCTTATTAACAGATGAAGAAAAAGTAAAAGCATGTGAACTAGCAGTGGCAGCAGGTACTGATTATGTGAAAACATCAACTGGCTTCTCTACAGGTGGCGCAACAGCAGAAGATATTGCTTTAATGCGTAAAACAGTTGGACCTGATTTAGGTGTAAAAGCTTCTGGTGGTGTGCGAAGCTTAGAGGATATGAAAAAGATGATTGAAGCTGGAGCAACTCGTATTGGAGCAAGCTCTGGTGTAGCTATTATGAATGGATTAATTGCAGATTCTAATTATTAA